From the Anabas testudineus chromosome 23, fAnaTes1.2, whole genome shotgun sequence genome, one window contains:
- the gcc1 gene encoding GRIP and coiled-coil domain-containing protein 1: MEKFGMSFGGGPSRTELLDTIKSQKKQLVQYQTRFKDVVRAYKSLLKEKEALEASLKVLTVTQEVDLNQHRQVTTTTSAPDLPDDGCSLHSEDSVDTAASVDTPFETAVGDQSEEDQGEPQGKPSSVILNSEVEASSGIEYQLQATPPVGIEAERRIAQLKSQLSTLTSALATVTQEKSRMEASFQADKRQLKQEVEELQERLVTMTTQQETELCGLQQQLTESRARIITQQHEREQEQGDHVQQLRELQRILQQERDLRQDAELRLQDANASLLITSQAMDQRAESEAHLNKMREERDALKKRLQAVEEEHKKPDPRVDELQRELTDLKKHFEQQIHSETRKASEAEERARERAQAAETRVAGLEQRVSELSELLGSCEKAKQKDQQTVQRLRDRILQLDTENKTLALAASSRSTCDLGVDETQLDIDVLKEKLEKVKKLLLLAAQRNPDQNIQGLVVSDAVLCGDKASVLFYQQELQQLKDEFERYKVRAQVVLKNKNAKDGCQAKELEEVRDQLAELKEKYISLRIQSDEAESRHHQELEERQQHVATLQQSHRQEVERADVLHRDELLRLEAELHKQRERTMALLDEKDQELERLRATTLNWNNDCIKTADTEHESDPNSEADAISQALRRAVPTEPTLLLYAEQLARKEVEVGSLRRQKRRLEEDLHQLQARLIANAERHDEEVTELRGQLDKLIRDQSREGANMEYLKNVIYKFLTLQDASGRQQTLTAILTILHFSPQEKQHVLRLHGATWWLHNKR, from the exons ATGGAAAAGTTTGGCATGAGTTTCGGGGGCGGCCCGAGTAGGACGGAGCTGCTGGACACTATCAAGTCCCAGAAGAAGCAGCTGGTCCAGTATCAGACCCGCTTCAAGGACGTGGTTCGAGCCTACAAGAGTCTACTGAAGGAAAAGGAGGCTCTGGAGGCCAGTCTGAAAGTTCTCACCGTGACCCAGGAGGTGGACCTGAACCAGCACAGACAggtcaccaccaccaccagtgCTCCAGATCTGCCTGACGATGGCTGCTCCCTGCATAGTGAGGACAGTGTAGATACAGCAGCATCTGTGGACACCCCTTTTGAGACTGCCGTAGGGGATCAGTCCGAGGAAGACCAAGGGGAACCGCAAGGGAAACCCAGCTCAGTG ATCCTAAATTCAGAGGTCGAGGCTAGCAGTGGCATAGAATATCAACTACAGGCAACACCCCCAGTTGGCATAGAGGCAGAGCGTCGCATCGCCCAACTGAAGAGCCAGCTTAGCACACTCACCAGCGCCCTGGCCACGGTCACACAGGAGAAGTCTCGAATGGAGGCGAGTTTCCAAGCTGACAAACGTCAACTgaagcaggaggtggaggagctgcaggagcgACTTGTCACCATGACGACACAACAGGAGACAGAGCTGTGtggtctgcagcagcagcttacCGAGAGTCGCGCTCGTATCATCACGCAGCAGCATGAAAGAGAGCAGGAGCAGGGGGACCATGTCCAGCAGCTGCGAGAGCTGCAGAGGATCCTGCAGCAGGAACGAGATCTGCGACAAGATGCAGAGCTCCGCCTGCAGGACGCCAATGCCTCGCTCTTGATAACTTCTCAGGCTATGGATCAGAGGGCGGAGTCTGAAGCTCACCTGAACAAaatgagggaggagagagacgCACTGAAGAAGAGGCTGCAGGCAGTTGAGGAGGAACATAAAAAACCAGATCCCAGAGTGGATGAACTGCAGCGGGAACTGACAGATttgaaaaaacactttgagcAGCAGATCCACAGCGAGACCAGGAAG gCCTCTGAAGCTGAAGAGCGTGCACGTGAGCGTGCTCAGGCTGCAGAAACCAGGGTTGCAGGTCTAGAGCAGCGGGTCTCTGAACTGTCGGAGCTGCTGGGTTCCTGTGAGAAGGCGAAGCAGAAAGACCAGCAGACTGTTCAGAGACTCAGAGACCGGATCCTACAGCTCGACACTGAGAACAAAACACTGGCTCTTGCCGCCTCCAGCAGGTCGACCTGTGATCTCGGTGTGGACGAGACGCAGCTGGATATCGACGTACTGaaggagaagctggagaaggtgaaaaagttgctgctgctggcagcTCAGAGGAACCCTGACCAGAACATCCAGGGCCTGGTGGTGTctgatgctgtgctgtgtgggGACAAAGCTTCTGTGCTATTCTAccagcaggagctgcagcagctgaaggacGAGTTTGAACGCTACAAAGTGCGAGCACAGGTGGTGCTGAAGAACAAGAATGCTAAAGACGGCTGCCAGGCCAAGGAGCTGGAGGAAGTCCGGGACCAGCTGGCCGAGCTGAAGGAGAAGTACATCAGCCTGCGGATCCAGAGTGATGAGGCTGAGAGCCGACACCaccaggagctggaggagcggCAGCAGCACGTGGCGACGCTGCAACAGAGCCACAGACAGGAGGTGGAACGGGCAGATGTTTTGCACCGTGACGAGCTGCTGCGATTGGAGGCTGAGCtgcacaaacagagagaaaggacCATGGCGCTACTGGATGAGAAGGACCAGGAGCTTGAGAGGCTGCGTGCGACCACGCTCAACTGGAACAATGATTGCATCAAGACGGCCGACACTGAGCACGAGTCCGACCCAAATAGTGAGGCGGACGCCATCAGCCAGGCCCTGCGGCGAGCCGTACCCACAGAACCCACGCTGCTGCTATATGCTGAGCAACTGGCCAGAAAGGAGGTAGAGGTGGGCAGCCTGCGGCGGCAGAAACGCCGGCTGGAGGAGGACCTGCACCAGCTGCAGGCCAGACTCATTGCTAACGCTGAGCGGCACGATGAAGAGGTGACTGAGCTGCGAGGACAACTCGATAAACTGATCCGGGACCAGAGCAGAGAGGGCGCCAACATGGAGTACCTGAAGAATGTCATCTACAAGTTCCTGACACTGCAGGACGCCAGCGGGAGGCAGCAGACACTCACCGCCATCCTCACTATCCTGCACTTCAGCCCACAAGAAAAACAGCACGTCCTGAGGCTGCATGGGGCAACATGGTGGCTCCACAacaagaggtaa